A single genomic interval of Nostoc commune NIES-4072 harbors:
- a CDS encoding glycosyltransferase, with product MEDLAIFLSKSLTGWLIIQVCLTLVFIWYLRSSKKKLLPDEQLPKTAVILCLRGADPFLPRCLRSLLNQNYPQYDLKLIVDSHEDPAWKIASETITEQEATNVQISPLRIVRNNCSLKCSSLIQAVRELDDSYKVVALVDADTIVHVNWLRELVSPLNDAKVGATTGYRWYVPTGKYWGSLVRYAGNVATVVQMFLFQIPWGGTLAVKTEVLRQTELLDKWGQALGEDFMMHDILKKQGLKVKFVPSLLIVNREETNLFNLIDYLKRLLLYSRLYHPRWLALISEAVSSILFPTALIILVLESLLEAKWEAATLFLGCYGVYTIGLLLIMLVLELEIQRVVRSNDQAIAKLSAATIIKMLIAIPLTQWVYGLAMLSSLWVSTVTWRGVSYRVQGPWNVRLIEYRPYQWLDQPIDSKVSL from the coding sequence ATGGAAGATTTGGCGATATTTCTATCTAAGTCTTTGACGGGTTGGTTGATTATTCAGGTATGTTTAACGCTTGTCTTTATATGGTATCTGCGCTCATCTAAAAAAAAATTATTACCAGATGAGCAGTTACCCAAAACAGCAGTGATTCTTTGCCTACGCGGAGCCGATCCGTTTTTGCCTAGATGTTTGCGATCGCTCCTAAACCAAAACTATCCACAATATGATTTAAAATTGATTGTTGATAGTCACGAAGACCCCGCTTGGAAAATTGCCAGTGAAACTATCACAGAGCAAGAAGCGACCAACGTTCAAATCAGCCCTTTGAGAATAGTACGCAATAATTGTAGTCTTAAATGCAGTTCTTTAATCCAAGCTGTGCGTGAGTTGGATGATTCCTACAAAGTGGTTGCTTTAGTAGATGCTGATACTATAGTCCATGTGAATTGGCTGCGAGAATTAGTCAGTCCTTTAAACGATGCCAAAGTAGGGGCAACAACAGGTTATCGTTGGTATGTACCTACAGGTAAGTATTGGGGATCTTTGGTGCGCTACGCCGGCAATGTAGCCACAGTTGTGCAAATGTTTCTCTTCCAAATTCCTTGGGGTGGGACTTTGGCTGTGAAAACAGAAGTGCTTCGCCAAACAGAACTGCTTGATAAGTGGGGACAAGCTTTAGGCGAAGATTTTATGATGCACGATATCCTGAAAAAACAGGGGTTGAAGGTAAAGTTTGTGCCTTCGCTGCTGATTGTAAATCGTGAAGAGACTAATTTATTCAACTTAATAGACTACCTCAAGCGCCTCCTACTTTATTCTCGACTGTATCACCCACGTTGGTTAGCTTTAATTAGTGAAGCTGTTTCTAGCATTTTGTTTCCTACTGCACTGATCATTTTAGTTCTTGAGTCGTTGTTAGAGGCAAAATGGGAAGCTGCGACTCTCTTCTTAGGCTGCTATGGTGTTTATACTATAGGGTTACTCTTGATAATGCTCGTGTTGGAATTAGAGATACAGCGAGTGGTTCGCTCTAATGACCAGGCGATCGCAAAATTATCAGCTGCTACAATCATCAAAATGTTAATTGCGATTCCGTTGACACAGTGGGTTTATGGGTTAGCGATGCTATCATCCCTCTGGGTTTCAACAGTTACTTGGCGCGGTGTTTCCTATCGGGTTCAAGGGCCTTGGAATGTCCGACTAATCGAATATCGCCCTTATCAATGGTTAGATCAGCCTATTGATAGCAAGGTTTCTCTTTGA
- a CDS encoding glycosyltransferase, which yields MTKKPLRIALFTGLYAPFLTGVSVAVHQRVRWLLEQGHEVFLIHPQINDRYPKNVGDRPMPGLNEIQSFPNFSTYAFPTQPLLFYKSLPQPLNYRHWSDTKLLEKFQPDIIIVEEAAQMRGLYSFFLQGYGRPIGTEYARRTGTPTISLFHTDIVAYIKYYFGDKFFNFVRPIIPALVKQFSESYDYNYFSSKEQLTKYEELKCQRAEYVPYQGIDCEKFHPRNICYNPIPNDNRPTLLFVGRITPEKNVNQLLDIFPLITAKIPDVHLVIVGSGPLDEEIRQRAQKFRSGITVWGESHGTELLGWFARADVFVNPSITENFCTTNNEALASGTPLVAVIAPSTSEQVSPGRNGFLAQPNNPTDFAQKVIAILENPELKADMTRNARPSILDFDWSACMQKFEEKLYQIVERSQKVIGTDSIRR from the coding sequence ATGACTAAGAAACCACTTCGGATTGCACTGTTTACAGGATTGTATGCTCCTTTCTTAACTGGAGTTTCCGTCGCAGTCCACCAACGGGTTCGTTGGTTGCTAGAGCAGGGACATGAGGTTTTTTTAATCCATCCGCAAATCAACGATCGCTATCCCAAGAATGTTGGCGATCGCCCCATGCCTGGTTTAAATGAAATTCAGTCTTTCCCCAACTTCTCTACTTACGCATTCCCCACACAACCACTGTTATTTTACAAGTCTCTACCTCAACCGTTGAACTATCGGCATTGGAGCGATACCAAGTTGCTGGAGAAATTTCAGCCGGATATTATCATAGTTGAAGAAGCTGCACAAATGAGAGGTTTATACTCATTTTTCTTGCAAGGTTATGGTCGCCCGATTGGTACAGAATACGCAAGACGTACAGGTACACCAACAATATCACTCTTCCATACAGATATTGTTGCATATATCAAATATTACTTTGGGGATAAATTCTTTAACTTTGTTCGTCCTATCATTCCCGCTTTAGTCAAGCAATTTAGTGAGTCTTATGACTACAATTACTTTTCTTCTAAAGAACAACTCACTAAATACGAAGAACTAAAATGCCAACGTGCCGAATACGTCCCTTATCAAGGCATCGATTGCGAAAAATTTCACCCGCGAAATATTTGTTATAACCCAATTCCTAACGACAACCGACCAACTCTCTTGTTTGTCGGACGCATCACCCCAGAAAAGAATGTCAACCAACTACTTGATATATTTCCGCTCATCACTGCCAAAATCCCTGATGTTCATCTGGTGATTGTTGGTAGTGGCCCGCTAGATGAAGAAATTCGTCAGCGTGCCCAAAAGTTTAGATCGGGTATTACTGTATGGGGCGAGTCTCATGGTACAGAACTTTTAGGTTGGTTTGCCAGAGCCGATGTCTTTGTCAATCCTTCCATTACGGAAAACTTCTGCACTACAAATAATGAAGCGCTAGCCTCTGGAACCCCTCTGGTTGCAGTTATTGCACCCTCAACTTCAGAACAGGTATCTCCTGGACGTAACGGCTTTCTTGCCCAACCCAACAATCCCACAGATTTTGCCCAAAAGGTGATTGCGATTTTAGAAAATCCCGAATTGAAAGCAGATATGACTCGGAACGCTCGCCCCTCCATACTTGACTTTGATTGGTCGGCATGTATGCAAAAATTTGAAGAGAAACTTTATCAAATCGTTGAAAGATCACAGAAGGTGATAGGTACAGACAGTATCAGACGATAA
- the tnpA gene encoding IS200/IS605 family transposase, translating into MDNDIKLKTRSNSAFRLIYHLVLVTKFRRKSLTAEILTRMKSIINELLFKWECELIEFGGEADHLHLLIETHPSVDLSKLVNNIKTVTSRKLRSEFSQHLKKFYWAEKPQFWSGSYALISVGAQAPLDKLIEYVHNQEKPE; encoded by the coding sequence ATGGATAATGATATCAAGCTAAAAACCCGTTCTAACAGTGCTTTTAGACTCATCTATCATTTAGTTCTGGTAACTAAATTCCGTCGCAAATCTTTAACGGCGGAAATACTCACCAGGATGAAATCAATCATCAATGAATTACTGTTTAAATGGGAATGTGAGTTAATTGAGTTTGGTGGAGAAGCAGATCATCTGCATCTGTTGATTGAGACTCATCCCAGTGTTGACTTATCTAAATTAGTAAATAATATAAAAACTGTAACTTCTCGGAAGTTACGCTCTGAATTTTCTCAACATCTAAAAAAGTTTTATTGGGCAGAAAAACCTCAGTTTTGGTCTGGTTCTTATGCGTTAATTAGTGTTGGCGCACAAGCACCACTGGATAAACTTATAGAATATGTGCACAACCAAGAGAAACCAGAATGA
- a CDS encoding IS200/IS605 family accessory protein TnpB-related protein, which produces MPVQIKKVDTEDSDFVCSVDMGINNAATVSIVGKNGTVKARKFINPARDIDRRNQRRMMIRKKSSQTANLTKRKLPTGFCKGLYRKSANINLEISRKVMRDIVEFAKTHNVKVIVFENLSGWKAKAGRKGSLQKQKFHLWCHCKIVELTQQRWNELGGKIIFINPKYTSAYAFDGSGKVRRSKIKTIRNSQFAIRNYVL; this is translated from the coding sequence ATGCCCGTTCAAATTAAGAAGGTTGATACAGAAGACTCTGATTTTGTATGCAGTGTTGATATGGGCATTAACAATGCTGCTACAGTCTCAATTGTTGGTAAAAACGGTACTGTAAAGGCAAGGAAGTTCATTAACCCTGCCAGAGACATAGACCGCAGAAATCAACGTAGAATGATGATTAGGAAGAAATCATCACAAACAGCTAATCTAACAAAACGAAAACTACCTACTGGTTTTTGCAAAGGACTTTACCGCAAGTCAGCCAACATCAATTTAGAAATATCTCGTAAGGTTATGAGAGACATTGTGGAGTTTGCGAAAACTCACAATGTTAAAGTAATTGTGTTTGAGAATTTATCTGGATGGAAAGCTAAGGCAGGTAGAAAGGGTTCTCTGCAAAAGCAAAAATTCCATCTTTGGTGTCACTGTAAAATAGTTGAGTTGACACAACAAAGATGGAATGAATTGGGAGGTAAAATAATTTTTATTAACCCTAAATACACCAGTGCTTACGCTTTTGATGGAAGTGGTAAGGTTAGAAGGAGTAAGATTAAAACAATTCGCAATTCGCAATTCGCAATTCGCAATTACGTTTTGTAA
- a CDS encoding DUF6658 family protein, giving the protein MNAVRLFLKKIRLRQIVTIFLAGLLLIVSTACSGANAQGANPQNPAVQAGGANNPYKNGGDNYTNNRLSTDPKIANPKANKGRDQASLQPSSELLIATTDRESKILYPGAETPAGRIEKEAELPIITDKDFREAEPGGLIQDEPKVGNRIQDRIETVKENVEEASSFLKDKGDEAAARPELQRNPAVGR; this is encoded by the coding sequence GTGAACGCTGTGAGACTATTCTTGAAAAAAATAAGATTGCGCCAGATAGTAACTATCTTTTTAGCTGGACTATTGTTGATAGTTAGCACTGCTTGTAGTGGGGCAAATGCTCAAGGTGCAAATCCACAAAATCCTGCTGTACAAGCTGGTGGAGCAAACAATCCTTATAAAAATGGTGGAGACAACTATACCAACAACAGATTGTCTACCGATCCGAAAATAGCAAACCCAAAAGCCAATAAGGGACGCGACCAAGCTAGCTTACAACCAAGTTCGGAATTGTTGATTGCTACAACAGATAGAGAATCAAAGATACTTTATCCTGGTGCTGAGACACCAGCAGGTCGAATCGAGAAAGAAGCAGAACTACCAATTATCACAGATAAAGATTTCCGAGAAGCTGAACCAGGTGGTTTGATTCAGGATGAACCAAAGGTAGGAAATCGGATTCAAGATCGGATTGAGACTGTAAAAGAGAATGTTGAAGAAGCTTCCAGCTTTTTGAAAGATAAGGGGGATGAAGCTGCTGCTAGACCTGAATTACAAAGAAATCCAGCAGTAGGCAGATAA
- a CDS encoding lysylphosphatidylglycerol synthase domain-containing protein, which produces MKQFLRWIILGGTLFFLAKALKDNWIGVTAIRIDGVGWAIIAIATGVTLLAHTWAGWIWTWILQELNQPVSPPEFIQVYLKTNIAKYLPGNIWHYYGRIVAAKNANVSTGVATLSVLLEPLLMLTAALIIIVLCSSQFAAVNSTFVLQILQLLSLAIVLCAIHPWFLNPVIRFLYKLKAKKSATTTESTVPFSLKSYPLRPLLGELGFMILRATGFILTMFALGSLNVNQLPLLLGAFSGAWLLGLVIPGAPGGLGVFEATAYELLRHHFPSALVFSAIALYRLISILAETAGAALACLDERLAKS; this is translated from the coding sequence ATGAAGCAATTTTTACGTTGGATAATTTTGGGCGGAACGCTGTTTTTTTTAGCGAAAGCTTTGAAGGATAATTGGATTGGAGTAACTGCTATCCGCATTGATGGGGTAGGATGGGCAATTATAGCGATCGCTACAGGCGTTACTTTACTAGCACATACTTGGGCAGGCTGGATTTGGACTTGGATTTTGCAAGAATTAAATCAACCTGTATCGCCTCCTGAGTTCATCCAGGTTTATTTAAAAACGAACATAGCTAAGTATTTACCAGGTAATATCTGGCATTACTACGGGCGAATTGTAGCCGCCAAAAATGCCAATGTTTCTACTGGTGTAGCCACCTTAAGCGTTTTGCTAGAACCCCTACTCATGCTAACGGCTGCTTTAATTATCATTGTTTTATGCAGTAGCCAATTTGCAGCAGTTAATAGTACTTTTGTTCTGCAAATACTACAATTACTGAGTTTAGCTATAGTTCTTTGTGCGATTCATCCTTGGTTTTTAAACCCAGTTATTCGCTTTTTGTACAAATTGAAAGCTAAAAAATCTGCTACTACCACTGAGTCAACTGTTCCCTTCAGTCTTAAAAGCTATCCTCTACGACCTTTGTTAGGAGAATTAGGCTTTATGATACTACGCGCCACTGGGTTTATATTAACTATGTTCGCTCTAGGTTCGTTGAATGTGAATCAACTTCCTTTATTATTAGGAGCTTTTAGCGGCGCTTGGTTGTTGGGACTTGTGATTCCGGGTGCGCCTGGTGGGTTAGGTGTGTTTGAAGCGACTGCGTATGAACTTTTACGACACCATTTTCCATCTGCCTTAGTATTTAGTGCGATCGCTCTATATCGCCTCATTAGTATTCTAGCTGAAACTGCGGGTGCTGCTTTGGCTTGCTTAGACGAACGCCTTGCTAAATCATGA
- a CDS encoding RNA-guided endonuclease TnpB family protein: MKARYQYRFYPTDQQQQSLARLFGCVRVVWNRQQKDSKRRNKNRLRIAKHHNRITDTRKDFLHKLSTKVVSENQTIVLEDLNVSGMVKNRKLARVISLQGWREFRVLCEAKSEKFSRDFRVINRWEPTSQTCSCCGYRWGKIDLSIRSILCLSCNTEQERDENASRNIEMVGMGHRHDLKRTGSDCKTVTDCKLL; encoded by the coding sequence ATGAAAGCTAGATATCAGTATAGATTTTACCCAACAGACCAACAGCAACAGAGTTTAGCTCGGTTGTTTGGTTGTGTTAGGGTTGTCTGGAATAGACAACAAAAGGATTCCAAACGCAGAAATAAAAATAGACTGCGGATAGCCAAACATCACAACCGAATTACAGATACCCGAAAAGATTTTCTGCACAAACTATCAACTAAAGTAGTTAGTGAGAACCAAACTATTGTTTTGGAAGATTTGAATGTGTCAGGGATGGTGAAAAACCGTAAGCTGGCAAGGGTGATTAGTCTGCAAGGTTGGCGAGAATTTCGGGTATTGTGTGAGGCTAAATCTGAAAAATTTAGTCGAGATTTCAGGGTAATTAACAGATGGGAACCCACTAGCCAAACCTGCTCTTGCTGTGGGTATCGCTGGGGTAAAATCGACCTTTCTATTCGCTCAATACTTTGCTTGAGTTGCAATACTGAGCAAGAAAGAGATGAAAACGCTTCCAGAAATATAGAAATGGTCGGCATGGGGCATCGGCACGACCTTAAACGGACGGGGAGTGACTGTAAGACTGTAACGGACTGCAAGTTACTGTGA
- the tnpA gene encoding IS200/IS605 family transposase, producing MASGLRHERHSVSDLKMHLVCVTKYRRKIFTNESLELIHKSFVEVAKKMDFQILEFNGESDHIHTVIEFPPKLSISQIVNALKGVSSRRYGQAGFAKPYGKQALWSPSYFVSSVGGAPLEVLKKYIQNQEKPS from the coding sequence ATGGCAAGTGGTTTAAGACATGAAAGGCATAGTGTTTCAGACTTAAAAATGCACTTGGTCTGCGTCACTAAGTACAGAAGAAAGATTTTTACTAACGAAAGTCTTGAACTAATCCACAAATCATTTGTAGAAGTAGCTAAAAAAATGGATTTTCAAATACTTGAATTTAACGGAGAGTCAGACCACATTCACACTGTAATTGAGTTCCCACCAAAACTTTCAATATCTCAAATTGTTAATGCGTTAAAAGGTGTGTCTAGCCGCAGGTATGGTCAAGCTGGATTCGCCAAACCCTACGGGAAGCAAGCCCTATGGAGTCCTAGTTACTTTGTATCTTCTGTCGGGGGAGCGCCACTTGAAGTCCTTAAAAAATACATTCAGAATCAAGAAAAGCCGTCGTAG
- the ndhL gene encoding NAD(P)H-quinone oxidoreductase subunit L: MIVALLYLILAGAYLLVIPIAILLYLKQRWYVATSIERTFMYFLVFFFFPGLLVLSPFLNFRPQRRQIEV; the protein is encoded by the coding sequence ATGATTGTCGCCCTGCTGTATCTGATTTTGGCTGGAGCTTACCTTCTGGTAATCCCAATTGCTATTTTGCTGTACCTGAAGCAGCGTTGGTATGTAGCTACCTCCATTGAGCGTACCTTTATGTACTTTTTGGTGTTTTTCTTCTTTCCGGGTTTGTTGGTTCTATCGCCGTTCCTAAATTTTCGACCCCAACGGCGACAAATTGAAGTTTAA
- a CDS encoding DUF3007 family protein: MRRIDAIGIGLGVFIAGGLAYIGLQLVGLDNQQAGIWSQVLLVSGLVGWLATYFFRAVGQKMTYHQQREQYEQDFLQKRLDKLTPEELARIQAQIEQEEQSQV; encoded by the coding sequence ATGCGACGGATTGACGCTATTGGAATTGGCTTGGGCGTTTTTATTGCTGGCGGCTTGGCTTATATAGGATTGCAGCTAGTCGGTTTGGATAATCAGCAAGCTGGTATATGGAGCCAAGTTTTACTAGTCAGTGGGTTAGTTGGCTGGTTAGCCACCTATTTTTTCCGTGCGGTGGGACAAAAAATGACCTACCACCAACAACGGGAACAGTATGAGCAAGACTTTCTGCAAAAACGGTTAGATAAGCTTACTCCCGAAGAACTAGCACGAATTCAAGCCCAAATAGAACAAGAAGAGCAATCTCAGGTGTAA
- the trpA gene encoding tryptophan synthase subunit alpha, translating into MTAISDCFETLGKNGECALIPFITAGDPDLETTAKALQILDRSGADIIELGIPYSDPLADGPVIQAAATRALQRGTKLEQVLEMLQGITPKLRSPIILFTYYNPILHQGIEKFLSSIAAAGVAGLVVPDLPLEEAAGLLQLASEKGIDVILLIAPTSSSERIEAIARSSQGFIYLVSVTGVTGVRSQLENRVSDLLKQIRSVTDKPIGVGFGISEAAQALQVKEWGADAAIVGSAFVKRLAEGTPEQGLSAIAQFCQSLKAAIKTTSTSTNTPLD; encoded by the coding sequence ATGACTGCGATTTCTGATTGCTTTGAAACCCTTGGGAAAAATGGTGAGTGCGCTCTAATCCCGTTTATTACTGCTGGCGATCCAGATTTAGAAACAACAGCAAAAGCCTTGCAGATTCTAGATCGTAGTGGAGCCGACATTATAGAACTGGGTATACCCTATTCCGATCCTCTAGCAGATGGGCCAGTAATTCAAGCTGCTGCTACTCGCGCCTTACAAAGGGGTACGAAATTAGAGCAAGTGCTAGAAATGTTGCAAGGGATTACTCCCAAATTGCGATCGCCTATTATCCTATTTACTTACTACAACCCAATTCTGCACCAGGGAATTGAAAAATTCCTCTCTTCAATTGCTGCGGCTGGGGTTGCAGGATTAGTAGTACCAGATTTGCCCTTGGAAGAAGCAGCAGGTTTGCTCCAACTAGCTAGTGAGAAGGGAATTGACGTAATCTTATTGATCGCTCCCACGAGTTCCTCTGAACGCATAGAAGCGATCGCTCGTTCTTCCCAAGGATTTATTTATTTAGTTAGCGTCACAGGGGTTACAGGGGTGCGATCGCAACTTGAAAACCGCGTATCTGATTTACTTAAACAAATTCGTAGTGTTACTGATAAACCTATCGGTGTAGGTTTTGGCATCTCTGAAGCTGCCCAAGCCCTTCAGGTAAAGGAATGGGGCGCAGATGCGGCGATCGTCGGTAGTGCTTTTGTGAAACGGTTAGCAGAAGGTACTCCAGAACAGGGACTTTCGGCGATCGCCCAATTTTGCCAAAGTCTCAAGGCTGCCATCAAAACCACCAGCACCAGTACAAATACTCCTCTTGATTAG
- a CDS encoding heterocyst differentiation related protein: protein MSESMAFIGGVAVAGLAALVLLKGTNTPLQPNFAVAPQMPGTVVAPGIQPQMYPYGPYGQPMYPGQVQPSTAPNTDQRLEMEKLNTQMQLERLKNDNEQLRAQNQQLQGQVQNFNTQQQWQLAQQNNQQKVTTLQPQNSWWSSPVLWAVGGATLTIGGGVVVAGVLALFSPRQRPARTVQVIHPYQGNTPPLVPVRRAEFLPASRMEARRVEAPEYDEMH, encoded by the coding sequence ATGAGTGAGAGTATGGCGTTTATCGGTGGGGTTGCTGTAGCTGGGCTGGCGGCTCTCGTATTGCTCAAAGGAACAAATACCCCCCTACAGCCTAACTTTGCTGTTGCTCCGCAAATGCCAGGGACTGTAGTAGCGCCGGGAATACAGCCACAAATGTATCCTTATGGGCCTTATGGGCAACCAATGTATCCCGGCCAGGTTCAGCCATCGACTGCTCCCAATACTGATCAGCGTTTGGAGATGGAGAAGCTGAACACGCAAATGCAGTTAGAGCGTTTAAAAAACGATAATGAACAGCTGAGGGCGCAAAATCAACAACTCCAAGGTCAAGTTCAAAATTTTAATACTCAGCAGCAGTGGCAATTAGCCCAACAGAATAACCAACAAAAAGTAACAACACTCCAGCCTCAAAATTCTTGGTGGTCTTCACCTGTGCTTTGGGCTGTGGGAGGCGCAACTCTCACTATTGGTGGTGGTGTTGTCGTCGCTGGTGTATTGGCTTTATTCTCACCTCGGCAGCGTCCAGCCCGTACTGTACAAGTGATTCACCCTTACCAAGGAAATACACCACCCTTGGTTCCAGTCCGTCGCGCTGAGTTTTTGCCTGCTTCGCGGATGGAAGCAAGACGAGTTGAAGCCCCAGAATACGACGAAATGCACTAA
- a CDS encoding PEP-CTERM sorting domain-containing protein (PEP-CTERM proteins occur, often in large numbers, in the proteomes of bacteria that also encode an exosortase, a predicted intramembrane cysteine proteinase. The presence of a PEP-CTERM domain at a protein's C-terminus predicts cleavage within the sorting domain, followed by covalent anchoring to some some component of the (usually Gram-negative) cell surface. Many PEP-CTERM proteins exhibit an unusual sequence composition that includes large numbers of potential glycosylation sites. Expression of one such protein has been shown restore the ability of a bacterium to form floc, a type of biofilm.), translating into MKRLHLATATAAILALLSLDTQQAKAITVFTSRTDWNTAVSGRDTFSEDFESFTSDTEFRTTPVDIGEFTLLQVGNARAFRNLIDVSPFEYDDNNGTNHASVFTDFGATKVDLTLNTPVFGWGADFFEANSGEGLNLDLVLDIGGVLDTIPVTVNDGFFGFVTNPVEDIRRVTFISRTEDLGEGGEGFGLDNVTGAISKGQTIPEPASGLGLLAFGAVGVGSLLKRKQQYKVRAKV; encoded by the coding sequence ATGAAAAGACTACATCTGGCTACTGCCACAGCAGCAATTCTTGCTTTGTTAAGCCTTGATACGCAACAGGCAAAGGCTATTACAGTTTTCACTTCACGTACTGATTGGAACACTGCTGTATCAGGAAGAGACACATTCAGTGAAGATTTTGAAAGTTTTACTTCTGATACAGAATTCCGAACCACCCCTGTTGACATTGGAGAGTTCACACTCCTTCAAGTAGGAAATGCTCGTGCATTCCGCAACTTGATTGACGTGTCACCTTTCGAGTACGACGACAATAATGGTACAAATCATGCTTCAGTATTTACTGATTTTGGGGCTACCAAGGTAGACTTAACTTTAAATACTCCAGTTTTTGGATGGGGAGCAGATTTCTTTGAAGCAAATAGTGGAGAAGGACTGAATTTAGACCTTGTGTTGGATATAGGTGGAGTTTTAGACACCATTCCAGTAACAGTCAACGATGGCTTCTTTGGGTTTGTTACTAATCCTGTAGAAGACATTCGTAGGGTGACTTTCATATCACGAACTGAAGATTTAGGAGAAGGAGGAGAAGGTTTCGGATTGGATAACGTGACTGGGGCTATATCTAAGGGACAAACTATACCTGAACCTGCTTCTGGATTAGGTTTATTAGCGTTTGGCGCTGTAGGTGTCGGTTCACTACTGAAGCGCAAACAGCAGTACAAAGTTAGAGCGAAAGTCTAA